One genomic region from Dehalobacter restrictus DSM 9455 encodes:
- a CDS encoding sensor histidine kinase: MFKKNIAFKLTTGFVLIVLISMLTLGLIFIQVFRQYELDSREQTMLERARSISEVVSANLQSNGQMRGIGGFTRFLDTMAEANVWIMDKQGSPLVFTGNGNGMGNGKGNGMGAMGAGVGQNHTFYSGPLPSEAENVITDVLSGRESISQSFSSVYQEATLTVGVPIFDANKQVIGTVLLHTPVNGITNALNKTFHILLASLLVSLIIAIGLGIFYSVLFTRPLKVMNKTALEMAHGNYDARTGIKQQDEIGQLGNSLDFLASELSQAREKIDKLEQVRRDFIANVSHEFRTPLTVIRGSLEALEDGTIEQPEDIKRYYGRMLAETRSLERLVQDLLELSRLQSGKIAINFEPVHIPSLLADVVKSMQTIADSKEIQIHCDIPQDVPPVNSDYDRLRQLIVIFLDNSIKYSPAKTVVTVSLKLDKTFKITVQDQGQGIPAEELPYIWDRFYKTDKSRKSSGTGLGLAIAKHLVQLLNGLVTLDSKIDQGTIVQIDLPFGS, translated from the coding sequence ATGTTTAAAAAAAATATCGCCTTTAAATTGACCACCGGGTTTGTCTTAATTGTTTTAATCTCCATGCTTACGCTGGGGCTGATTTTTATTCAGGTTTTCCGCCAGTATGAATTGGACAGCCGGGAGCAAACCATGTTGGAAAGGGCGCGCAGTATCTCCGAAGTTGTTTCCGCCAACCTGCAAAGCAATGGTCAAATGCGGGGTATTGGCGGATTTACACGTTTCTTGGATACCATGGCTGAAGCCAATGTCTGGATCATGGATAAACAGGGCAGCCCTCTGGTCTTTACCGGTAATGGCAATGGCATGGGGAACGGCAAGGGCAATGGTATGGGTGCTATGGGAGCAGGAGTGGGCCAAAACCACACGTTCTACTCAGGGCCGCTGCCGTCGGAAGCAGAAAACGTCATAACCGATGTTCTTTCCGGCAGAGAGTCAATCAGCCAAAGCTTCAGCAGCGTGTACCAGGAAGCAACGTTAACCGTCGGTGTCCCTATTTTCGACGCCAACAAGCAGGTAATTGGTACCGTTCTTCTGCACACTCCCGTGAACGGAATTACGAATGCGTTGAATAAAACATTCCACATCCTGCTTGCCAGTCTTTTGGTTTCTCTCATTATTGCTATCGGTTTGGGCATCTTTTATTCGGTTCTTTTCACCCGTCCTCTGAAAGTGATGAACAAGACTGCGCTGGAAATGGCTCACGGCAATTACGACGCGCGGACTGGCATAAAACAACAAGATGAAATCGGCCAGCTGGGAAATTCCCTTGATTTTTTGGCCTCGGAACTTTCCCAGGCCAGGGAGAAAATCGATAAGCTGGAACAGGTGAGAAGAGATTTTATCGCCAATGTTTCCCATGAGTTTAGGACCCCGCTTACCGTAATCCGGGGTTCGCTGGAAGCGCTGGAAGACGGGACAATCGAGCAGCCGGAAGATATCAAACGTTATTACGGGCGCATGCTTGCGGAGACCAGGAGTTTGGAGCGGCTCGTTCAGGATCTTTTGGAACTTTCCAGACTTCAGTCAGGAAAAATAGCCATTAATTTCGAACCCGTTCACATTCCGAGCCTTCTGGCGGATGTGGTCAAGAGTATGCAAACAATCGCCGACAGCAAGGAAATTCAAATCCACTGTGATATTCCCCAAGATGTACCCCCTGTAAACAGCGATTATGACAGGCTAAGACAGCTGATCGTTATCTTCCTGGATAATTCCATTAAATATTCACCGGCAAAAACTGTAGTTACCGTAAGTTTAAAATTGGATAAAACATTTAAAATAACGGTTCAGGACCAAGGACAGGGTATCCCCGCTGAAGAACTTCCGTATATCTGGGACCGGTTTTATAAAACAGATAAATCACGAAAAAGCAGCGGAACCGGGCTTGGACTGGCCATTGCCAAGCATTTGGTGCAGCTGCTGAACGGTTTGGTGACACTGGACAGTAAAATAGATCAGGGCACAATCGTGCAAATAGATCTTCCCTTCGGATCATAA
- a CDS encoding response regulator transcription factor: protein MSKHILIADDNEAIVDILKSYVAKEGFIPVIAYDGEEALAMFYRYSPVLLLLDVMMPKKDGFEICREIRQSSNVPIIMVTAKSEDADRIMGLDIGADDYIVKPFSPAEVMARIRAVLRRIDLPEDDRKNDGRKNIVTFTGLEINLSDYTVQINGKPINLTKKELEIFWLLASNPGKVYSRENLLSSIWGYEYFGDARTVDTHIKRLRAKIDRLGASSWEIKTIWGVGYKFEVKHV, encoded by the coding sequence TTGAGCAAGCATATTTTAATTGCCGATGATAACGAAGCAATCGTCGATATTTTAAAATCATATGTTGCCAAGGAAGGCTTTATCCCAGTCATTGCGTATGACGGTGAAGAAGCACTGGCAATGTTTTACCGGTATTCCCCTGTACTCCTATTACTGGATGTTATGATGCCCAAAAAGGACGGGTTTGAAATTTGCCGGGAGATACGCCAAAGCTCCAACGTTCCGATTATTATGGTTACGGCTAAAAGTGAAGATGCGGACCGGATTATGGGATTGGATATAGGCGCAGACGACTACATTGTAAAACCCTTCAGCCCTGCGGAAGTAATGGCCCGGATCCGGGCTGTACTGAGACGAATAGATTTGCCGGAGGACGACAGAAAAAATGACGGCAGAAAAAATATCGTCACTTTTACGGGGCTTGAAATCAACCTTTCCGATTATACCGTTCAAATAAACGGGAAGCCCATAAATCTTACCAAAAAGGAACTGGAAATATTCTGGCTTTTAGCATCTAATCCGGGGAAGGTTTACTCACGTGAGAACCTTTTAAGCAGTATCTGGGGCTATGAATATTTCGGGGATGCCCGGACGGTTGATACCCATATCAAAAGGCTCCGGGCTAAAATTGATAGATTAGGTGCCTCTTCCTGGGAGATAAAGACCATCTGGGGTGTGGGCTATAAATTTGAGGTGAAACATGTTTAA
- a CDS encoding DUF2680 domain-containing protein: protein MKNVKKLIALVTVVGVLGVSGAAYAADIKTPAELAAALTGKSLTEVTQERAEGKTYGAIALEAGKLDEFKDQMLEQKKAVLDQRVKDGTLTQQQADQILTRIENNQAVCDGTGSAGIGRGAGAGFGQGKGMGSGRGSGTGSCNGSGFGGGMGLGRI, encoded by the coding sequence ATGAAAAACGTTAAAAAGCTGATTGCTTTAGTTACGGTAGTTGGAGTCTTGGGAGTATCGGGAGCTGCTTATGCAGCCGACATCAAAACACCGGCGGAGCTTGCTGCGGCGTTAACAGGCAAATCACTTACCGAAGTTACCCAGGAACGGGCTGAAGGGAAGACTTACGGGGCGATAGCCCTGGAGGCCGGCAAATTGGATGAGTTTAAAGACCAGATGCTCGAACAGAAAAAAGCCGTATTAGACCAACGGGTAAAAGACGGGACGCTTACTCAACAACAGGCCGACCAGATCTTGACCAGAATTGAGAACAACCAAGCTGTCTGTGACGGAACCGGCAGTGCCGGGATTGGCAGGGGAGCTGGTGCAGGCTTTGGTCAGGGCAAAGGTATGGGCTCAGGAAGAGGCAGCGGTACAGGAAGCTGCAATGGGAGCGGATTTGGTGGCGGAATGGGTCTGGGAAGAATCTAA
- a CDS encoding 4Fe-4S binding protein gives MNWNKTAKWLRIIILVGLLVWITVDAYLHQVYGGAKVPSVHALCPFGALESLYSLLFFGSFIKKIFMGTVILLVLTVVLAVIFRRSFCGLLCPFGTLQELFARLGQKIFKKRFTVPPFVDKPLRYLKYLILALTIGMAWYTGILWMAPYDPYSAYSHISAVYASIQEDPAAIVGFILLIVTLIGSLLYDRFFCKYLCPAGAFYAIIGKISPTKIVRNNQACINCKACNKACPVNINVAKAEKITDAECLNCNECVLACPKKGALEVKTANKVIHPLTALILVVFLFFGTIAIAQATGNYQVTSSPQKGEIVSITEVKGSYTIEDAAEATGLPLQEIYEKLSIPESVSKNTKLKDISKEIPGYSLDETKEKL, from the coding sequence ATGAATTGGAATAAAACAGCGAAATGGCTTCGAATAATAATTTTAGTCGGGCTGCTGGTCTGGATTACAGTGGACGCTTATCTGCATCAGGTTTACGGAGGGGCAAAAGTTCCGTCCGTACATGCCTTATGCCCGTTTGGAGCGCTGGAAAGCTTATATTCTTTGCTCTTTTTCGGAAGTTTTATTAAGAAAATATTTATGGGTACAGTTATATTATTGGTATTGACTGTCGTGTTGGCGGTAATATTTAGGAGAAGTTTCTGCGGGCTGCTTTGCCCTTTTGGAACATTGCAGGAACTGTTTGCAAGGCTGGGACAAAAGATATTCAAAAAACGTTTTACCGTACCGCCTTTTGTAGATAAACCGTTACGATATTTAAAATATCTTATCTTGGCGTTGACGATAGGCATGGCTTGGTATACAGGGATACTGTGGATGGCGCCCTATGATCCTTATTCCGCTTATTCTCATATATCGGCGGTATATGCGAGTATCCAGGAGGATCCTGCTGCAATCGTTGGCTTTATCCTGTTGATTGTAACATTGATCGGCTCACTGTTATACGATCGTTTCTTTTGTAAATATCTTTGCCCGGCCGGCGCTTTCTATGCAATTATCGGTAAGATAAGCCCGACTAAAATTGTAAGAAATAATCAGGCTTGTATTAACTGCAAGGCCTGCAACAAGGCTTGTCCGGTCAATATCAATGTCGCCAAAGCAGAAAAAATTACAGATGCGGAATGTCTGAATTGCAATGAATGTGTCCTTGCTTGTCCGAAGAAAGGGGCATTGGAGGTGAAGACAGCAAATAAAGTTATACACCCATTAACAGCTCTCATTCTAGTTGTTTTCCTGTTTTTCGGCACAATTGCCATCGCCCAGGCCACAGGAAATTACCAAGTAACATCGTCGCCCCAGAAGGGTGAAATTGTTTCCATTACCGAAGTCAAAGGATCTTATACGATAGAGGATGCTGCGGAAGCAACAGGACTACCCTTGCAGGAAATCTATGAAAAACTGAGTATTCCTGAAAGCGTCTCGAAAAATACCAAACTTAAAGATATTTCTAAAGAAATACCGGGTTATAGTCTTGATGAAACGAAGGAGAAATTATAA
- a CDS encoding arsenate reductase ArsC — protein MPEKIKVAFVCVHNSCRSQMAEAISKIIAKDSFEAYSAGTEIKDKINQDAVAAIKELYDVDMNISQKSKLISDIPPVDIVITMGCNVNCPFVPCKHREDWGLEDPTGKDKQEFIRTAKIIEEKILDLKSRLHGLS, from the coding sequence ATGCCGGAAAAAATAAAAGTAGCCTTTGTTTGTGTTCACAATTCCTGCCGTTCCCAAATGGCGGAAGCAATATCCAAGATAATAGCAAAAGACAGCTTCGAGGCTTATTCGGCTGGTACGGAAATCAAAGATAAAATTAACCAGGACGCGGTAGCGGCGATTAAGGAACTTTATGATGTGGATATGAACATATCACAAAAATCCAAACTTATATCAGACATTCCGCCGGTAGACATTGTTATTACCATGGGATGCAATGTAAATTGTCCTTTCGTGCCCTGCAAACACAGGGAAGACTGGGGCCTTGAAGATCCGACAGGAAAAGATAAGCAGGAATTTATAAGAACGGCTAAAATCATTGAAGAGAAAATTCTGGATCTCAAAAGTAGATTGCATGGCTTATCGTAA
- a CDS encoding ArsR/SmtB family transcription factor produces MSEQLVSNVFKTLAHPTRIQIVKLLREGEMCVCEILPNLDSEQSNTSQHLALLKNQGIVDSKKDGTKVIYSVKNKEVYQMIELAEAIILRQIEETKSLLSK; encoded by the coding sequence ATGAGTGAACAGCTTGTTTCCAATGTATTTAAAACCTTGGCTCATCCGACCAGAATTCAAATTGTGAAGCTTTTGCGGGAAGGGGAGATGTGTGTTTGCGAGATTCTCCCTAATCTTGACTCTGAACAGTCCAATACCTCCCAACACCTTGCTCTGCTCAAAAACCAGGGTATTGTGGACAGCAAAAAAGATGGGACAAAGGTTATTTATTCAGTTAAAAACAAAGAGGTATACCAGATGATTGAACTTGCTGAAGCAATTATTCTTCGCCAGATAGAAGAGACTAAAAGTCTGCTGTCAAAATAA
- a CDS encoding MFS transporter has translation MDKKKIIMILGFAGFVVMADNWVVSPILPSIAQNLNVNVASASIVITAYMLPFGIFQLLFGYLAERFGKRQVITFSISMFTIAAALCAFAWAIPVLAGFRALTGIFAAAIMPVSLALIGDLFPMEERQSAIGSFMGLSFLGQGLSMAIGGSIAYFLNWRGVFGVYAVLAVVSSLLLFTIGRKIPSAKNKDTKALTPYINILKNPSSVIIYALVIFEGLFLLGSFSFLGGFIKTVFNLNNFAIGMVMTAFGLMALLAGRRAGKIAARIGRKKTTVLGLSLAFIADLLLVAMGSVLPVVVIAVGLMGAGFMMAHSTFLTIATEFAAKARGIAMSLVAFCFMGGGGIGTAIGGKIVAVSSFNSLFCIYGAGLLLLTVIALLVKSSFQAKSA, from the coding sequence ATGGATAAGAAAAAAATAATCATGATACTTGGTTTCGCCGGATTTGTGGTGATGGCGGATAACTGGGTGGTTTCGCCCATTCTTCCTTCAATCGCCCAAAACTTGAATGTGAATGTTGCATCTGCTTCGATTGTCATTACGGCTTACATGTTGCCGTTTGGTATATTTCAGCTGCTGTTTGGTTATCTGGCTGAACGCTTTGGCAAGAGGCAGGTCATCACCTTTTCAATTTCGATGTTTACAATAGCCGCGGCCCTTTGTGCTTTTGCTTGGGCAATTCCTGTTTTGGCGGGGTTTAGGGCTTTGACGGGAATATTTGCCGCCGCGATCATGCCGGTTTCACTCGCTCTAATCGGTGATTTGTTTCCAATGGAAGAGAGACAGTCAGCCATAGGTTCTTTCATGGGCTTATCTTTCTTAGGCCAGGGGCTTAGTATGGCCATCGGTGGTTCAATTGCCTACTTTCTGAATTGGAGAGGCGTGTTTGGCGTTTACGCAGTGCTTGCTGTTGTTTCCTCCCTCTTGTTGTTTACCATAGGCAGAAAGATACCTTCTGCAAAAAACAAAGATACCAAGGCTTTAACACCGTATATCAATATCCTGAAAAATCCTTCGAGTGTAATCATTTACGCTTTAGTCATCTTTGAAGGACTTTTCCTTCTGGGCTCATTTTCATTTCTGGGAGGATTTATTAAAACGGTATTTAACCTGAATAATTTTGCTATTGGCATGGTCATGACTGCGTTCGGCCTAATGGCGCTGCTTGCCGGCAGAAGAGCCGGTAAAATTGCAGCCAGAATAGGCCGCAAGAAAACGACCGTCCTTGGCTTAAGCCTGGCCTTTATCGCTGACCTCTTACTTGTGGCGATGGGAAGCGTATTGCCTGTCGTAGTTATCGCAGTTGGACTTATGGGTGCCGGTTTTATGATGGCCCATTCCACCTTCCTGACTATTGCCACAGAATTTGCAGCCAAAGCGAGGGGTATTGCCATGTCGCTGGTTGCCTTTTGTTTCATGGGCGGGGGAGGTATAGGGACCGCCATTGGGGGCAAGATTGTCGCAGTTTCAAGTTTTAATTCATTATTTTGCATTTACGGTGCAGGACTTTTATTGCTTACAGTTATTGCCTTGCTTGTTAAAAGCAGTTTTCAGGCAAAGAGTGCTTAA
- a CDS encoding permease, with the protein MFAAIDWVLKELTYYLSYGLTVLIRWVLDLVGANSSILESSQYKGAVNFFFYDTMKIFLMLSVIIFIVSIIRSFFPPERTKKLLGEGKARGFLGNIFAALLGIVTPFCSCSAVPVFIGFVESGIPLGVTFSFLISSPMVNEVALVMLWGLFGWQIALLYIATGVIVAIIAGIIIGKLKMEEYVEEYVYNMKMGEAEIENPTWKQRFGDARHYVAEILKKIWPYVIIGIAIGAVMHGWAPAGLLAKYAGKENPFAVFVAVLIGIPLYSNAAGTIPIVKELTRLGMPMGTALSFMMSVTALSLPEMIILRKVLKPKLLAVFIGIMAVTIVIIGYLFNLIIP; encoded by the coding sequence ATGTTTGCAGCAATAGATTGGGTTTTAAAAGAGTTAACGTACTATTTAAGCTATGGTCTGACGGTTCTGATCCGCTGGGTTTTAGACTTGGTTGGCGCTAATTCTTCCATCTTGGAATCAAGCCAGTATAAAGGCGCGGTCAACTTTTTCTTTTACGACACTATGAAAATATTTTTAATGTTGTCTGTAATCATCTTTATCGTGTCAATCATCAGAAGCTTCTTTCCTCCGGAAAGGACCAAAAAACTTTTAGGGGAAGGAAAAGCTCGAGGTTTTTTAGGCAATATCTTTGCCGCCCTCCTGGGAATTGTAACTCCTTTTTGCTCCTGTTCTGCCGTACCGGTGTTCATAGGATTTGTCGAGTCGGGTATTCCCCTGGGAGTGACATTTTCCTTCCTTATTTCTTCGCCCATGGTTAACGAAGTGGCTCTTGTCATGTTGTGGGGGTTATTTGGCTGGCAGATCGCCCTGCTCTATATCGCCACAGGGGTAATCGTAGCAATAATTGCGGGAATTATTATTGGCAAACTTAAAATGGAAGAGTATGTTGAAGAATATGTCTACAACATGAAAATGGGTGAGGCTGAAATTGAAAATCCCACCTGGAAACAACGTTTCGGAGATGCGCGGCATTATGTTGCGGAAATCCTTAAGAAGATTTGGCCTTACGTCATCATCGGTATAGCGATCGGCGCTGTCATGCACGGGTGGGCACCGGCAGGCTTGCTGGCCAAATATGCCGGGAAAGAGAATCCTTTTGCCGTGTTTGTGGCGGTTTTAATCGGGATACCGCTTTATTCCAATGCGGCCGGAACCATTCCTATTGTTAAAGAACTTACCCGACTGGGGATGCCTATGGGAACCGCGCTTTCCTTCATGATGTCGGTAACGGCGCTAAGCCTGCCTGAAATGATCATTCTGAGAAAAGTTTTAAAACCAAAGCTCCTGGCAGTGTTTATCGGAATCATGGCAGTGACCATTGTTATTATCGGTTATTTGTTCAATCTAATAATCCCGTAG
- a CDS encoding thioredoxin family protein, with protein sequence MNIKILGSGCSNCKKLQAVTEEAVKDAGVDATIEKVEDIKKIMAYGVMRTPALVINEKIKAFGRIPTKDEIKKYIKEV encoded by the coding sequence ATGAATATTAAAATATTGGGCTCAGGTTGTTCCAACTGCAAAAAACTGCAGGCAGTTACTGAGGAAGCAGTGAAAGATGCTGGGGTTGATGCTACAATTGAAAAAGTTGAGGATATCAAGAAGATAATGGCCTATGGTGTGATGAGAACACCAGCTTTGGTAATCAATGAAAAAATAAAAGCTTTTGGGAGAATCCCAACTAAGGATGAGATTAAGAAATATATTAAAGAGGTTTAA
- a CDS encoding permease, whose product MFTIILYVLAGGLLLLSFLKDKKKTKIALMKAWKSFENILPQFLSILIIIGIMLAVLSPDTISKLIGQQSGCFGMVVAAIVGSITLIPGFVAFPLAAALLKSGAGFMQIAVFISTLMMVGIVTIPLEIKYFGKKAAILRNSLAFIFSFVVALVIGVVLG is encoded by the coding sequence ATGTTTACAATTATCCTTTATGTTCTGGCCGGAGGACTTCTTCTGCTTTCCTTTCTTAAAGATAAAAAAAAGACCAAGATTGCACTGATGAAAGCCTGGAAGTCCTTCGAAAACATACTGCCGCAGTTTTTATCTATTCTTATTATCATTGGTATTATGCTGGCGGTGCTAAGTCCTGATACTATATCCAAATTGATCGGCCAGCAGTCCGGTTGTTTTGGAATGGTTGTTGCCGCTATTGTCGGTTCAATTACATTAATACCGGGCTTTGTTGCTTTTCCCTTAGCAGCGGCGCTTCTCAAAAGCGGAGCGGGTTTTATGCAGATAGCGGTATTTATTTCCACTTTGATGATGGTGGGTATTGTTACCATACCTCTTGAAATAAAATATTTTGGTAAAAAAGCTGCAATATTAAGAAACTCTTTAGCATTCATATTTTCTTTCGTTGTAGCACTCGTGATAGGAGTGGTGCTGGGGTGA
- a CDS encoding permease: MKKLLNRYKFFIILAVINLGLVVIYPSLGKNSLSITWSNTLEMLSVIPPIFILLGLLDVWVQRETMIKLMGEKSGFIGVALAFFLGSAAAGPLYAAFPIAGVLLKKGSKFSNVLIFIGAWSTTKIPMLLFETSAMGWKFMLTRFIIDIPGIALIAYITQKVLHEKEINLIFKKAKNQI; this comes from the coding sequence GTGAAAAAACTACTGAACCGTTATAAATTCTTCATTATTCTCGCGGTCATTAACTTAGGACTTGTTGTTATTTATCCTTCATTAGGTAAAAATTCTTTAAGCATAACCTGGAGTAATACCCTTGAGATGCTTTCTGTCATACCTCCAATTTTTATTCTTCTCGGACTTCTGGATGTTTGGGTCCAAAGAGAGACAATGATCAAACTGATGGGAGAAAAATCAGGATTTATCGGGGTAGCTTTAGCTTTCTTTCTGGGCTCAGCGGCTGCAGGACCCTTATATGCGGCGTTCCCCATAGCTGGGGTTCTTTTGAAAAAGGGAAGCAAATTTTCTAATGTGCTTATCTTCATAGGGGCATGGTCAACAACCAAAATACCGATGCTGCTTTTCGAGACATCAGCGATGGGTTGGAAGTTTATGCTGACAAGGTTCATCATCGATATTCCTGGAATCGCCTTGATTGCCTATATAACACAAAAGGTTTTACATGAAAAAGAAATCAATCTTATATTTAAAAAGGCTAAGAACCAAATATAG
- a CDS encoding HD-GYP domain-containing protein has protein sequence MPLGARIIRITDTFDALTSDRPYRKAMKAETTFEIMEKQKELYDPELYKLFCLLYTKSKLLF, from the coding sequence ATCCCTTTAGGAGCAAGAATTATAAGGATCACAGATACTTTCGATGCTTTAACAAGTGATAGGCCTTACCGAAAGGCTATGAAAGCAGAAACTACATTTGAGATTATGGAAAAGCAAAAAGAATTGTATGATCCGGAGCTTTATAAACTTTTTTGCCTTTTATACACTAAGAGTAAGTTATTATTTTAG
- a CDS encoding helix-turn-helix domain-containing protein, with protein sequence MLDMKQMCKILGVSLKTGYGLIQENKIECLKVGRAYKIPKPFLLSYLKIGPSSGRE encoded by the coding sequence ATGCTCGATATGAAGCAAATGTGTAAAATTCTTGGAGTTAGCCTAAAGACAGGATATGGTTTGATACAAGAAAATAAAATTGAATGCTTAAAGGTTGGCCGGGCCTATAAAATCCCCAAGCCCTTTTTATTGAGTTATCTGAAAATAGGTCCAAGCAGCGGCAGGGAATGA
- a CDS encoding potassium channel family protein translates to MKKDKQFVVIGIGRFGKSVATSLYKVGYEVLVIDNSEKEIQDIANQVTQAVQLDARDEESLKRLGIRNFDVAIVGIGDDIQSNILVSVLLKELGVQRVVAKAKDALHGRVLEKIGVDRVIYPERDMGIRVAHNLTSTNDLLEYIELSPDYSIIEVYAPREFVDKTIGKLNLRAKYRVSVIAIKSAEEIIAAPGAEALIKQGDILVVIGSNQAISNLPK, encoded by the coding sequence ATGAAAAAGGATAAACAGTTTGTGGTGATTGGGATCGGACGTTTTGGGAAAAGTGTGGCTACTTCCTTGTATAAGGTTGGTTATGAAGTATTAGTTATCGATAATTCGGAAAAAGAAATACAGGATATCGCTAATCAAGTAACCCAAGCGGTTCAATTGGATGCCAGAGACGAAGAGTCTTTAAAAAGGTTAGGTATTCGCAATTTTGATGTCGCCATTGTCGGGATTGGTGATGATATCCAATCAAATATTTTAGTATCTGTATTGCTCAAAGAACTTGGGGTACAGAGAGTTGTTGCCAAAGCGAAAGACGCTCTTCATGGCAGGGTTTTAGAAAAAATAGGAGTGGACCGGGTTATCTATCCGGAACGCGATATGGGAATACGGGTGGCACATAATCTCACTTCCACCAATGATTTATTAGAATATATTGAGTTATCTCCAGATTATAGCATCATAGAAGTTTATGCTCCCCGGGAATTTGTGGATAAGACCATAGGAAAATTAAATCTGCGGGCAAAATATCGGGTAAGCGTAATAGCCATTAAAAGTGCGGAAGAAATAATCGCGGCACCTGGCGCGGAGGCACTTATTAAACAAGGCGATATTTTAGTCGTTATCGGCTCAAACCAAGCAATTAGTAATTTGCCTAAATGA
- a CDS encoding TrkH family potassium uptake protein: MNDIFKIDINTQSIKGKKKLSPPQILAIGFISVILVGTLLLSLSIATVNEKGLSLIDALFTATSAVCVTGLVVVDTGSVFSVFGQILILLLIQIGGLGFMTFATFFAILLGKKINLQDRIILQEAYNQSSVEGIVRLAKYIFTASFLIEGIGVIILTLRWSFDLNFGKALYYAVFHTVSAFNNAGFDLFGNSLVRFQNDIVTNLTVMVLIVLGGIGFSVISDVYSQRGRKISLHSWVVIRTTGLLIAIGAILFFLLEFNNPDTLGNLGYQGKILSSLFQSVTSRTAGFNTIDISALQDTTILLMIVFMFIGASPGSTGGGIKTTTFVAIMLSIFSIFRNKSQVTVHGRSIPGEVVQKAVAIMTMAIMWIILVTGLLSITEKADLIALLFETVSAFGTVGLSMGITSNLTLFGKILIILTMFIGRVGLLTIAFSIGKGNNPGNQAKYPESKIMIG; encoded by the coding sequence ATGAATGACATATTTAAGATTGATATTAATACGCAATCTATAAAAGGAAAGAAAAAACTCTCGCCCCCACAGATACTGGCTATCGGATTTATTTCTGTCATCCTCGTCGGAACTTTGTTGTTGAGCTTATCTATAGCCACTGTTAACGAAAAAGGATTATCTTTGATTGATGCTTTGTTTACAGCAACCTCAGCTGTCTGTGTTACAGGGCTGGTTGTTGTAGACACCGGATCTGTATTTTCAGTATTCGGGCAAATCCTCATCCTTTTGTTAATTCAGATCGGTGGTCTTGGTTTTATGACCTTTGCCACTTTCTTTGCAATCCTTCTCGGGAAGAAAATAAATCTTCAAGATAGAATAATTTTGCAGGAAGCCTATAACCAGTCTTCAGTGGAAGGAATCGTAAGGTTGGCTAAATATATTTTTACGGCGTCATTTCTCATTGAAGGTATTGGAGTCATTATCCTCACGCTCCGATGGTCTTTTGATTTAAACTTCGGTAAAGCCCTTTATTACGCGGTATTCCATACTGTATCAGCGTTTAACAATGCAGGGTTTGATCTGTTTGGCAATAGTCTGGTGAGGTTTCAAAATGATATCGTAACCAATCTGACAGTAATGGTCTTGATTGTCTTAGGCGGTATTGGTTTCTCGGTAATTTCCGATGTCTATTCTCAACGTGGAAGAAAAATAAGCTTGCATTCCTGGGTTGTAATCCGTACGACAGGGTTATTGATTGCAATCGGGGCTATACTCTTTTTCCTTCTGGAGTTCAATAATCCTGACACGCTTGGCAATCTTGGGTACCAAGGGAAAATTCTTTCTTCTTTATTTCAATCGGTCACTTCCCGTACTGCCGGATTCAACACTATAGATATTTCCGCGCTTCAAGATACAACGATACTACTAATGATAGTTTTTATGTTCATAGGAGCTTCACCTGGGTCGACCGGGGGAGGAATAAAAACAACAACTTTTGTAGCGATCATGTTATCGATTTTCAGCATATTCAGGAATAAAAGTCAAGTGACCGTTCATGGAAGATCTATTCCCGGAGAAGTTGTCCAGAAGGCAGTGGCGATTATGACCATGGCTATCATGTGGATTATTTTAGTTACTGGGTTGTTGTCGATTACGGAAAAGGCGGATTTGATAGCTTTATTGTTTGAAACTGTATCTGCTTTCGGTACAGTCGGCTTGTCCATGGGAATAACATCTAATCTCACACTTTTTGGGAAAATCTTAATTATTCTTACAATGTTTATTGGAAGAGTTGGTTTATTGACAATCGCTTTTTCCATCGGCAAAGGTAACAATCCAGGTAATCAAGCAAAATATCCCGAATCAAAAATAATGATTGGATAG